TAAAAACTGAGTCAAAATTAAAAACATAAAAGTGTTATAATTTATTAATTTTAAATATTCTAGAATGGTATTGTAACCGGGTAAAAACTGAGTCAATCCAATTCTAAAAACACAGAAGGGGTATCAAATGGGATATAAACAAAAGTTTAGATTTGGGAAAGTGAAAATCTTTTTCCTTTATTTAGGGATTTTTTTAAATTTTTTTCTACAAGGTTGTAAAGAGGACGATGGGAAAACGTTTGGTGTAGAATATTGGCTGGGAATGTTAAATTTGGTTCAGATGGATCCAAAAGCCGTGGCCGAAAGAGGTTATTCTTCGAACGGCGCTATCACTTTTGTTCGGTTCAATTCGGACCTTGTGCCATACAGTAGAGGTCAAGCTTCGGAAGTTTTAAAAACGTATCTGCAAATTCCTGCAGAATATACACCTAAACTTGCACGTTCAAACGAATCTAACGGACATATTTTGGATCGTTTTCAACAATATTATAAAGGTCTAAAGGTCGAAAATAAAATTTACACCGTAGTCTCTAAGGATAATAGAATCGAGTTTATGGGTGGAGATTTTGCTGGGATCGAGCAAGACTTAAACGTAACCCCAAACTTATCTAAAGAAGATGCCTTATCAAAAGCGTTGATACATTTTGGTGCGAAGAAGTATCTATGGGAATCTCCTGAAAGGGAGGAGAGACTTCGTTCTATCAAAGTAGATCCGAAAGCGACTTATTTTCCTAAAGGAGAATTGATCGTATACAATCGAGCTGAATCGAATCTTAAAAATGAATATCGTTTAACGTATAAGTTTGGAATTTCTTCTTTAGAGCCGCCGAGTTCAAAATATGTTTATGTGGATGCCCGTTCCGGAGAGATTCTTGCGAGTAGAGATGCCAGACGATTTGAATCTCAACCTGGTGATGGTGGAGGAGGTACTACGCCGTCACCACTGCCCACGGATTTGGGGATTTGTTTTCCAGATAGAACACCTTGTATCAAAAATGGAACGGCTAAAACTCGATTTAGTGGATACAAGACAATCACAACCTGGACGGCAGGACAAGAAAATCATTACGAGCTCAAGGATTATTCAAGAGGTAAGGGAATTCTCACTTATTCTTGGGAGTTTGTAGATTTAGGTATTTTAGGTGTTCAACTTCAGAAAATACCTATGATCGATTCCGATAATTATTGGTCTGCAGCCGAATACCATGACGATTATAATCACGATGCAGTATTGGATGCACACTGGGGCTCGGAAAAAACCTACGACTATTTTAAGACGGTTCATAATCGTTCCGGATATGATAGAGACGGTGCAAAAGTAATTAATAACGTTCATACTCTTTCTGGTTTCGGGTTTAATAATGCTCATTGGGATCCTATAACCGAGGAGATTTATTATTATTATTGTCCTCCGGAAAGTTTTTGTGCGACAATTTATACAAGTCCTAGAGATATAGATCCGCAATACGACGATTTTACTTCTCTTGATTTTGTATCTCACGAATTCGGACATGGGGTAAATGCATATACTTCCGAATTAGAATATAGTTATGAACCGGGAGCTTTGAACGAAGGATTTTCAGATATTTGGAATATAGGTGTAAATCATTTCGTAAACAAGACTAACGGGTTGAATAAAAATATTTGGTTGTTTGGTGATGAAACTAGGCCCTCAGGTGGTTTACGTTCCGCTTCAAATCCAAAATCAACCACGGTTAAATATCCGGGACCGAATACCTATAAAGGTGGTTTGTGGGATTTTAGTGAAATAGATGTTCACAGAAACAGTAACGTTTTGAGTCATTGGTTTTATATACTTTCGAATGGAAAACAAGGAATCAATGATATCTGGTGTGAATACGATACTTCCGGTATCAGTATTGAGAAGGCCGAAAAAATCGCCTATTCAGCTGCTATGTATCTTTGGCCTACTGCTGAGTATTTTGATGTGAGATCTGCGAGTATCCTCGCATCGAAATATTTATACGGATCGTTTTCTCAAGAAGTAAAAAGTACAATCGACGCTTGGGATGCAGTGGGAGTGCCTGCAAATACGAGTTCACGCGGAGGTACTGGAATGAAGCCGGATCATTATATTACTTCGGTAAAACTGTCGGAGATGGAAAGAAATTCCGGAAATGACTGTGGATATAAAGACAGTACTTATCTAAATCAAACTGTATATAAGGGTTTTACATATACGATTCGATTGTCTAGTCAGGGAGATTCGGTTATCAATATGCCATCTAGAACACATAAGTGGAGAGTATGGATTGATTTCAATCGGGACGGAGTTTTTAACAATTATATTAATTCCCCTGAGCTGATTGCTGAGGGAACTATTTCTTCTTACGACGGGGGAGTGATTCAAAAGACTTTCACAATTCCTGCGGATGCTTTGACTGGAAATACTAAAATGCGCGTTTCGATGAAGGCAGCGACCGGTGGTGAGACGTATCCTCGTCCGGATGAAAAATTTATCCAAGGAGAAGTAGAAGACTATACGGTTACGATTCGCTCGTTTGCTCTTTAGGAATAGGTTGTGTACTCAGATTAGAAAAGATACTTTGTAATCTAATTTCAATTGGAAGAAAGATCGTTTTCAATAAGTTTTATGAAGGGCCGATCGAATCAAAATTAGTTATCGATCGGTCCGATTTTTTTATTTTGTTTTTGAATGTAGCTTTACTTTTCTGAATCATTTTATATTGCTTTCTAATATTTAATTATTTTATAATATTTTAAATTAATTTGAGTTCGAAGTGGGAGAGCTTTTCTAAAATCAAAAGTTCCTACTGATCTCTATAAAATTGAGTATCGTTAATTCTATCATAAAACACTGATTCTATGTAAAATATTAGGTACTTTATTAGAGTTGTTGAAAAATTCCATAGTGAAGATTCGTAAAATTGTTTCAATTATCCATTTCAATCAAATACAAACAGATCAAGAATTAATTTTTCAACAATTCTATTATATAGTTATGAGTAACGTTCATTTTATAAAAATGTTTGATCCCTATTTTTAACGTGAGTTTGGCGTAAGGAATTCATGATTCTGAAATGAACTTTACAGATTGATTCTTTAAATGTGGGAACTATTACAAAATTTCGTTTAGAAAAGTATGATTTAAAATCGCAAAAAAGATAAAAAGAGACGTAATCTGTAGGAACTACCACAAAACTTAAGTTTGTCTGTAAAATGATGTGGGAACTATTACAAATCACGATTTTACGAACAAATTCTAAAATTGTAGGAACTCACGTTACTACTCGAACAATATTACCAAAGCTTGTTTCAAAAGTTAGAATATACAACCTCTTTTAAAAAACAGCCAACAATTCCGAGTTTTTGAGGACTCCCTCCTCATTTTTGTAAAAATAGATGATTCATTTCGGGCACCTTTCATGCATCCGAGTAAAAATAAGATTTAAATTTTGATGATGGCCACAAAACAGAGGTTTTGCGCAGGAATCGAATGGACGATGATTTTTTTGTATTTTATAGTAGTTCCCACAAATTTCAAAGCTTAACTGGTAAATCCATGATTGTGAGAGTTCCCACAGATTAATTCGTATAATAAATTTTTAAATATTCACTTTTTGTGATTTGAGTCGGGAAGTTTCGCATTTATTTTTTTAAATTGCTGCTTTATCATTATAACTGCTGGTGGTAGTCCCCGCGTTACAAAGTTTTATCGTAAAATATGGATTTGTGAGAGTTCCCACATTAAATATGTTTAAAAATTAATTGTTTTCGTTGTATTAAAAACGAGCAACTGAAACCGTTTTATTAAACTTCTATTATGGAATTTTTCAACAACTCTAATTCATACCGTTAGTTTTGCTATTTGGTCATACAGAAATAGTTCTAAAAATCAATATCAATCTTACAAAGGTGTAGAAGTTCTCAAAAATTGCGCCTAACCTGAATTTTTTTTACGAATCCGATAACCTAAAATTCCGGACCAAATCGCGGATAAAATTAGGCCTCCGGTTTCTCTTGTGACTTCGTCGTCAAAAGAGAAATTTTGGATTAACGTTGTGGTAAACACAGCTCCCGCCCCAAAAAATACAAAAAGAATCCAAGAAAGATGGAACCACAATTTCGTTTTTGTCGGATATATTATAAAACCTGCATATAAAATAACAATACTCATATAAATCGGAATCCAAAGCCAAGGATCAGGATCGTTATATTGAAGTCCTGCAAACACAAGCCAGATTAAAATTGTTAGGATTGAAAAAACTTTCATGATTCGTAAATCCATTTTAGTTCGTAAAGATCTTTTCTTCGATTGGAAAGATTGCGAACGGAACCTTTTTTACGAAGTTCTTTTAAAAGGTCCAGATCTAAATCGGCGATTAAAGTCATCTCTGTGTTGGGAACGGATTCGGCGGCAACACAGTCGTGAGGAAAGGCAAAATCGGAAGGAGTAAATACTGCAGACTGAGCATACTGAATGTCCATATTCTCTACGTGAGGAAGACCACCAACTGAACCGGAAATGACCACATAACATTCGTTTTCGATCGCTCTTGCCATTGCACAATGTCTGACTCGATTGTAGCCGTTTTTAGTATCCGTATAAAACGGAACGAAAAGAATATCCATTCCTTGATCCGCTAAAAATCTAGGAAGTTCCGGAAACTCTACGTCAAAGCAGATGAGAATCCCTATTTTACAAGCGTCCGTATTGAACACGGAGAGATTGTATCCACCTTTAACTCCCCAATAAAAATCCTCGTCCGGTGTAATATGAAGTTTATATTGTTCTTCGTAGGTACCGTCC
This genomic window from Leptospira kirschneri serovar Cynopteri str. 3522 CT contains:
- a CDS encoding M4 family metalopeptidase thermolysin, which gives rise to MGYKQKFRFGKVKIFFLYLGIFLNFFLQGCKEDDGKTFGVEYWLGMLNLVQMDPKAVAERGYSSNGAITFVRFNSDLVPYSRGQASEVLKTYLQIPAEYTPKLARSNESNGHILDRFQQYYKGLKVENKIYTVVSKDNRIEFMGGDFAGIEQDLNVTPNLSKEDALSKALIHFGAKKYLWESPEREERLRSIKVDPKATYFPKGELIVYNRAESNLKNEYRLTYKFGISSLEPPSSKYVYVDARSGEILASRDARRFESQPGDGGGGTTPSPLPTDLGICFPDRTPCIKNGTAKTRFSGYKTITTWTAGQENHYELKDYSRGKGILTYSWEFVDLGILGVQLQKIPMIDSDNYWSAAEYHDDYNHDAVLDAHWGSEKTYDYFKTVHNRSGYDRDGAKVINNVHTLSGFGFNNAHWDPITEEIYYYYCPPESFCATIYTSPRDIDPQYDDFTSLDFVSHEFGHGVNAYTSELEYSYEPGALNEGFSDIWNIGVNHFVNKTNGLNKNIWLFGDETRPSGGLRSASNPKSTTVKYPGPNTYKGGLWDFSEIDVHRNSNVLSHWFYILSNGKQGINDIWCEYDTSGISIEKAEKIAYSAAMYLWPTAEYFDVRSASILASKYLYGSFSQEVKSTIDAWDAVGVPANTSSRGGTGMKPDHYITSVKLSEMERNSGNDCGYKDSTYLNQTVYKGFTYTIRLSSQGDSVINMPSRTHKWRVWIDFNRDGVFNNYINSPELIAEGTISSYDGGVIQKTFTIPADALTGNTKMRVSMKAATGGETYPRPDEKFIQGEVEDYTVTIRSFAL
- a CDS encoding transmembrane 220 family protein, which gives rise to MDLRIMKVFSILTILIWLVFAGLQYNDPDPWLWIPIYMSIVILYAGFIIYPTKTKLWFHLSWILFVFFGAGAVFTTTLIQNFSFDDEVTRETGGLILSAIWSGILGYRIRKKNSG